The following proteins come from a genomic window of Malus sylvestris chromosome 4, drMalSylv7.2, whole genome shotgun sequence:
- the LOC126619121 gene encoding probable LRR receptor-like serine/threonine-protein kinase At3g47570 translates to MMEHSRTNCKLVLFKFLHGFILLCMSTCLESTTLRNLTLLGNESDRLALLDLKKRITVDPFNAMSSWNHSIHFCSWVGVSCHRSTKRVLMLNLKSKKLVGSIPSSIGNLTYLTGINLSDNNFHGEIPPEMGRLQSLQYLNLSHNSFHGKIPTNLSQCTQLRLLDLKANRIMGSIPNQLSSLLNLKYLWLYGNNLTGTIPPWIGNFSLLSGLHLGRNNFQGSIPNELGHITGLEEFLVHLNDLSGMIPSPIYNISSISTFSVAFNQLHGELPPNLGTMLPNLIKFQCAMNKFKGNIPISLSNASRLQLLDLSQNGFSGTIPSESLGNLQSLVWLNIYGNQLGNRKVGDLNFLSFLANCTRLEILALDSNNFGGGIPGSIANLSTQLNILGLGLHLIHGRLPNGIGNLINLNILALDNNHLGGSVPLEIGKLKKLEQLYLDANEFSGSIPSSLGNMTSLLNLYMEFNRFEGNIPPSLGNYQNLLDLSLSSNNLTGTIPKMLMELSTVSISLDLSDNYLTGLMPFEVGDLVHLTELNVSRNNLLGEIPSTLGSCTSLERLSLQGNKFEGTIPQSLKNLKGLEKLDISSNNLSGPIPEFIGKLGALKYLNLSYNDFEGELPKDGIFANASGVSVLGNHRLCGGIPQLHLPSCPPKKHHSSRGLHSSKVVIPIACVFGIIIALSFFCVACSMLKKSRDRLATSRSYKDWKSGVSYSQLVESTNGFSADNLIGLGSFGSVYKGVIPSDGTIVAVKVLNLQQQGASKSFIDECKALRSIRHRNLLKIITACSSIDNQGKDFKSLVFEFMANGSLDSMLYPIYEEESPSKRMSFMQTLNIAIDVASALDYLHHHCETAIVHCDLKPSNVLLDEDMVAHVGDFGLARFLFETSNDPSFSQTMSSQLKVSIGYIPPEYGTGGQVSILGDVYSYGILLLEMFTGKRPTDDVFKGGLSIYQFVAMALPDHVMDVVDHSIILDLETDADVNNDIVRERTPSRCNNGGSVKAKKLKECLVSVMQIGLSCCATSPRERMLMDAVVRKMSAIKDTYLKV, encoded by the exons ATGATGGAGCATTCACGTACCAACTGTAAGCTGGTTTTGTTCAAATTCCTGCATGGGTTCATTCTTTTATGCATGAGCACTTGCCTCGAATCTACAACACTTCGCAACCTTACTCTCCTTGGAAATGAATCTGATCGCTTGGCACTGCTAGACTTAAAGAAAAGAATAACAGTTGATCCTTTCAATGCCATGAGCTCATGGAATCATTCCATCCATTTCTGTAGTTGGGTTGGAGTTTCATGCCACCGTTCCACCAAAAGAGTCTTGATGTTGAACCTGAAATCAAAAAAGTTGGTAGGCTCCATTCCATCTTCTATTGGAAATCTTACTTATCTTACTGGAATCAATTTGAGTGACAACAACTTTCATGGGGAAATTCCTCCAGAAATGGGTCGTCTACAAAGCCTACAATATCTCAACCTTTCTCATAATTCCTTCCATGGGAAAATTCCAACCAATTTGTCGCAATGCACGCAACTAAGATTGCTTGATCTAAAAGCCAATCGGATTATGGGGTCCATTCCGAACCAACTCAGTTCATTGTTGAATTTAAAATATCTATGGCTTTATGGTAATAATCTCACTGGAACCATCCCACCTTGGATAGGAAACTTTTCTTTGTTGAGTGGTCTTCATCTTGGTAGGAACAATTTTCAAGGAAGCATACCCAATGAGCTTGGGCATATAACAGGCTTGGAGGAGTTCTTAGTTCACCTTAATGATCTATCTGGTATGATCCCATCCCCAATCTATAATATTTCTTCCATATCCACTTTTAGTGTTGCTTTCAACCAGTTGCATGGAGAGCTACCACCAAATCTCGGCACTATGCTTCCTAATCTCATAAAATTTCAGTGCGCTATGAACAAATTCAAAGGAAATATTCCTATATCATTGTCAAATGCTTCTAGACTTCAGTTGCTTGATCTTTCTCAAAATGGCTTCTCTGGGACAATCCCTAGTGAGAGTCTAGGAAACTTGCAAAGCTTAGTTTGGCTAAACATTTATGGCAATCAGTTAGGAAATAGAAAAGTTGGTGACTTGAATTTTCTTAGTTTCTTGGCTAATTGCACTAGATTGGAGATTTTGGCTCTTGACAGTAATAATTTTGGAGGAGGAATCCCGGGATCCATAGCCAACTTGTCGACCCAACTTAATATTCTTGGTCTAGGGTtacatttgatacatggaaggCTCCCTAACGGCATTGGAAACCTTATAAACTTGAATATTCTAGCATTAGACAATAACCATTTGGGTGGTAGTGTCCCGCTTGAAATTGGGAAGCTAAAGAAGTTAGAGCAACTGTATTTGGATGCTAATGAATTTTCTGGGTCAATCCCGTCTTCCCTTGGTAACATGACTTCATTGTTAAACCTTTACATGGAGTTCAATAGGTTTGAGGGCAATATACCTCCAAGTTTGGGAAATTACCAAAACCTATTAGATCTTTCCCTTTCCAGTAACAACCTTACGGGCACCATACCTAAAATGCTTATGGAGCTTTCAACTGTTTCAATTTCTTTAGACCTGTCTGATAATTATTTGACGGGTCTGATGCCCTTTGAGGTGGGTGATTTAGTGCATCTCACAGAGCTAAATGTATCAAGAAACAATTTATTAGGTGAAATCCCGAGCACCCTCGGCAGTTGTACTAGTTTGGAGCGCTTGTCTTTGCAAGGTAATAAGTTTGAAGGAACGATTCCTCAATCTCTTAAGAATTTGAAAGGCTTGGAAAAACTTGATATTTCAAGCAACAACTTGTCTGGGCCGATTCCTGAATTCATAGGCAAGCTTGGTGCTCTCAAGTATCTCAATCTTTCGTATAATGATTTTGAGGGAGAGCTGCCTAAAGATGGTATTTTTGCAAATGCTAGTGGTGTTTCTGTTCTTGGAAATCATAGGCTCTGTGGTGGCATCCCACAATTACATCTACCTTCATGCCCCCCAAAAAAACACCATTCATCTCGAGGACTACATTCCTCAAAAGTAGTCATCCCCATAGCCTGTGTATTTGGAATCATAATTGCTCTATCATTCTTCTGTGTCGCTTGTTCAATGCTGAAAAAGTCAAGAGATAGACTTGCAACTTCACGTTCATATAAGGATTGGAAATCAGGTGTCTCCTACTCACAACTCGTTGAATCAACTAACGGATTCTCTGCGGATAATCTTATTGGTTTGGGAAGTTTTGGTTCTGTTTATAAAGGGGTAATTCCTAGTGATGGAACAATAGTTGCTGTTAAGGTACTAAACCTTCAACAACAAGGAGCTTCCAAGAGTTTCATAGATGAATGCAAAGCTTTAAGGAGTATAAGGCACCGTAATCTTCTCAAGATCATAACTGCATGCTCGAGCATTGATAACCAGGGCAAGGACTTCAAAAGTCTAGTTTTCGAGTTCATGGCAAATGGAAGTCTAGACTCAATGTTGTATCCAATATATGAAGAGGAATCTCCAAGCAAAAGAATGAGTTTTATGCAAACATTGAACATCGCCATTGATGTTGCTTCTGCGTTAGATTATCTCCACCACCATTGTGAAACGGCCATTGTTCATTGTGATCTAAAGCCGAGCAACGTACTACTTGATGAAGATATGGTAGCCCATGTtggggattttggtttggcAAGGTTCCTCTTCGAAACATCAAATGATCCCTCCTTCAGTCAAACAATGTCATCTCAGCTAAAGGTTTCTATAGGCTACATTCCTCCAG AGTACGGCACAGGAGGCCAAGTTTCCATACTTGGAGATGTTTACAGCTATGGGATACTATTGCTGGAAATGTTCACAGGAAAAAGACCTACCGATGACGTGTTTAAAGGCGGTCTAAGCATTTACCAATTTGTAGCCATGGCTTTGCCTGACCATGTCATGGACGTTGTTGACCATTCAATTATCCTCGACCTCGAAACAGATGCTGATGTCAACAATGACATAGTGCGAGAACGAACTCCATCCAGATGTAACAATGGTGGCTCggtgaaagcaaagaaattaaAGGAATGCTTGGTTTCAGTGATGCAGATAGGACTCTCTTGTTGTGCAACGTCACCAAGGGAGCGGATGCTGATGGACGCGGTTGTCAGAAAAATGAGCGCAATCAAAGACACGTACCTCAAAGTTTAA